The following proteins are co-located in the Castanea sativa cultivar Marrone di Chiusa Pesio chromosome 8, ASM4071231v1 genome:
- the LOC142607876 gene encoding VQ motif-containing protein 8, chloroplastic yields MSPAKFHGDHEISKWEMIKGPRPSPLNINKGSHVIHKPSFSSSSSSSSVVSDCVGTTMFRQQQKQPVIIYAHSPKIIHTQAQDFMALVQKLTGMSQPNDDDQSQKSEKGLSAKGNDRKVIKPFGHDNRNDSSSALTEENCGDIKARSSSLSPIFNQTNPYFADIPLFTPSSNNFFCSPRPVYRYPDSAFVSPNIGNSMSPSVLEFIKGLPEY; encoded by the coding sequence ATGAGCCCTGCAAAGTTTCATGGTGACCATGAGATTTCAAAGTGGGAGATGATCAAAGGTCCACGTCCATCGCCATTGAATATCAACAAGGGGTCTCATGTCATTCACAAACCATCtttctcttcatcatcatcttcttcttcggTGGTTTCTGATTGTGTTGGTACCACAATGTTCAGGCAGCAACAAAAGCAACCGGTTATTATATACGCTCATTCTCCAAAGATAATCCACACACAAGCTCAGGATTTCATGGCTCTCGTCCAGAAGCTCACGGGTATGTCACAGCCCAATGATGATGATCAAAGCCAGAAAAGTGAAAAGGGATTGTCTGCGAAAGGAAATGATCGTAAGGTGATCAAGCCTTTTGGGCATGATAATCGTAATGATTCATCTTCGGCTCTTACTGAAGAGAATTGTGGTGATATTAAGGCAAGATCGTCATCTTTGTCACCAATTTTTAACCAAACCAATCCATATTTTGCAGATATTCCTTTGTTTACCCCGAGTTCAAACAATTTCTTCTGCTCGCCTAGGCCTGTTTATAGATATCCTGATTCTGCATTCGTGTCGCCAAACATAGGTAACTCAATGTCACCGTCTGTTTTGGAATTTATAAAAGGGCTACCAGAATATTGA